A genomic region of Pseudomonas sp. MPC6 contains the following coding sequences:
- a CDS encoding LD-carboxypeptidase: MTVRPTHRLCPHAPVPALPSQGLIGVIAPAGPAALDTDKAIAWMHARGYSVRVYPGVYERDGYLAGSDEVRLNDLHAAFADSEVEAIICLRGGYGTPRLLDRIDFELLRNNAKPFIGYSDITALHLAISRYAGFVTFHGPMLNADLLGEKQKPTESSFFNMLRGQLKAGSVLTHPVGYPLTTIEPGIAHGRLLGGNLSMIAATMGTPYEMDAEGVILFIEDINEPLYRIDRLLTHLRLAGSLHKLRGVLVGDVAGVDVAALERLLKQTFAPLRIPVLSGWRSGHCDPNLTLPMGALVRLDAGEKELLLEQDVVVKR, from the coding sequence ATGACTGTTAGACCCACTCACAGGCTTTGTCCTCATGCGCCTGTTCCGGCCTTGCCGTCGCAAGGGTTGATCGGTGTCATCGCACCTGCCGGTCCGGCAGCGCTGGACACCGACAAAGCCATTGCCTGGATGCACGCGCGCGGTTATTCGGTGCGGGTGTATCCCGGCGTGTACGAGCGGGATGGCTACCTGGCCGGTAGCGACGAAGTGCGGCTCAATGACCTGCACGCCGCATTTGCCGACAGCGAGGTCGAGGCAATCATCTGTCTTCGCGGCGGTTACGGTACGCCGCGATTGCTTGATCGCATCGACTTCGAGCTATTGCGCAACAATGCCAAGCCATTCATCGGCTACAGCGACATCACCGCGCTGCACCTGGCGATCAGCCGTTATGCAGGCTTCGTGACCTTCCATGGTCCGATGCTCAACGCGGACCTGTTGGGCGAAAAGCAAAAACCGACCGAGTCGTCGTTTTTCAATATGCTCAGGGGGCAGCTGAAGGCGGGCAGTGTGCTGACGCACCCGGTGGGTTACCCGTTGACCACCATTGAGCCTGGCATCGCTCACGGGCGTTTGTTGGGGGGCAATCTGTCGATGATTGCCGCGACCATGGGCACGCCTTATGAAATGGATGCCGAGGGTGTCATCCTGTTCATCGAGGACATCAACGAGCCGCTGTATCGCATTGATCGGCTGCTGACCCATCTGCGACTGGCAGGCTCGCTGCACAAGCTGCGCGGGGTGCTGGTGGGGGATGTAGCGGGGGTTGATGTCGCGGCGCTGGAGCGCTTGCTCAAGCAGACTTTCGCACCGTTGCGGATACCGGTGTTGTCCGGGTGGCGCAGCGGGCATTGCGATCCGAACCTGACGTTGCCGATGGGGGCTTTGGTGCGGCTGGATGCAGGGGAGAAAGAACTGTTGTTGGAGCAGGATGTGGTGGTCAAGCGGTAG
- the lipA gene encoding lipoyl synthase: MIPTLDVTERPAPRAKVEAGVKLRGAEKVARIPVKIIPTTELPKKPDWIRVRIPVSPEVDRIKALLRKHKLHSVCEEASCPNLGECFSGGTATFMIMGDICTRRCPFCDVGHGRPKPLDVNEPQSLAIAIADLKLKYVVITSVDRDDLRDGGAQHFADCIREIRKLSPNVQLETLVPDYRGRMDVALDITAAEPPDVFNHNLETVPRLYKAARPGSDYQWSLTLLQRFKQMMPHIPTKSGLMLGLGETDEEVIEVMKRMREHDIDMLTLGQYLQPSRSHLPVQRFVHPDIFAWFAEEGYKMGFKNVASGPLVRSSYHADEQAKLVKAELMSS, from the coding sequence ATGATCCCGACGCTGGATGTTACCGAGCGTCCGGCCCCGCGTGCCAAGGTTGAAGCCGGCGTCAAGCTGCGCGGCGCCGAGAAGGTTGCACGTATCCCGGTGAAGATCATTCCGACCACCGAACTGCCGAAGAAACCCGACTGGATTCGCGTGCGCATCCCGGTTTCGCCGGAAGTCGACCGCATCAAGGCCCTGCTGCGCAAACACAAGCTGCACAGCGTGTGCGAAGAAGCGTCCTGCCCGAACCTGGGCGAGTGCTTCTCCGGCGGCACCGCGACCTTCATGATCATGGGTGACATCTGCACCCGTCGCTGCCCGTTCTGCGACGTCGGCCATGGTCGTCCGAAACCTCTGGACGTCAACGAGCCGCAGAGCCTGGCCATCGCCATCGCCGACCTGAAGCTCAAATACGTGGTGATCACCTCGGTAGACCGCGACGACCTGCGCGACGGCGGTGCCCAGCACTTTGCCGACTGCATCCGCGAGATCCGCAAGTTGTCGCCGAACGTGCAGCTCGAAACCCTGGTCCCGGATTACCGTGGCCGCATGGACGTCGCGCTGGACATCACCGCTGCCGAGCCGCCGGATGTGTTCAACCACAACCTGGAGACCGTGCCGCGCCTGTACAAGGCCGCGCGTCCGGGTTCGGATTACCAGTGGTCGCTGACCCTGCTGCAACGCTTCAAGCAGATGATGCCGCACATTCCGACCAAGTCCGGCCTGATGCTGGGTCTGGGCGAGACCGACGAAGAAGTCATCGAAGTCATGAAGCGCATGCGCGAACACGACATCGACATGCTGACCCTGGGCCAGTACCTGCAACCGTCCCGCAGCCACTTGCCGGTGCAACGTTTCGTGCACCCGGACATCTTCGCCTGGTTCGCCGAGGAAGGTTACAAGATGGGCTTCAAGAACGTCGCCTCCGGCCCGCTGGTACGTTCCTCGTACCACGCCGACGAGCAGGCGAAGCTGGTCAAGGCCGAGCTGATGTCGTCCTGA
- the lipB gene encoding lipoyl(octanoyl) transferase LipB — MSGTLGFRELGQMAYEPVWHAMQRFTNERGSDAADEIWLVEHPPVFTQGQAGKAEHLLLPGDIPVVQVDRGGQVTYHGPGQLVAYLLLDVRKLGFGVRDLVTRMEHCLIELLASYGVTAAAKPDAPGVYVDGAKIASLGLRIRHGCSFHGLALNVDMNLEPFRRINPCGYAGLAMTQLSDHAGSIEFAEVSARLRAQLVKHLDYAEQTTLTGGID; from the coding sequence ATGTCCGGCACGCTGGGCTTTCGCGAGCTTGGCCAGATGGCTTACGAGCCGGTCTGGCATGCCATGCAACGCTTCACCAACGAACGCGGCAGCGATGCCGCGGACGAGATCTGGCTGGTCGAGCACCCGCCGGTGTTCACCCAGGGCCAGGCCGGCAAGGCCGAGCACTTGTTGCTGCCGGGGGATATTCCGGTGGTGCAGGTCGATCGCGGTGGTCAGGTGACTTATCATGGTCCCGGCCAATTGGTGGCTTACCTGTTGCTTGACGTGCGCAAGCTGGGTTTCGGTGTGCGTGACCTGGTCACCCGCATGGAACACTGCCTGATCGAGTTGCTGGCCAGCTACGGCGTCACGGCCGCGGCCAAGCCGGATGCCCCGGGCGTCTACGTCGACGGGGCGAAAATCGCTTCTCTGGGTCTGCGGATCCGCCACGGTTGTTCCTTTCATGGCCTGGCCCTGAACGTGGATATGAACCTGGAACCGTTTCGACGGATTAATCCCTGCGGCTACGCCGGGCTGGCGATGACCCAGCTGAGCGATCACGCAGGATCGATTGAATTTGCCGAGGTAAGTGCCCGGCTGCGCGCGCAGCTCGTCAAACACCTCGACTATGCTGAGCAGACGACCCTAACGGGCGGAATCGACTGA
- a CDS encoding DUF493 domain-containing protein, producing MTDTEVKAPKIEFPCADYPIKVIGDTGVGFKDKIIAILEKHATVDHETLAERQSTNGKYTTIQLHIIATGQEQLYDINSELRATGFVHMVL from the coding sequence ATGACAGACACCGAAGTAAAGGCGCCAAAAATCGAATTTCCCTGCGCGGATTACCCGATCAAGGTAATCGGCGACACGGGTGTGGGTTTCAAGGACAAGATCATCGCGATCCTTGAGAAACACGCCACCGTTGACCACGAGACCCTGGCCGAGCGCCAGAGTACCAACGGCAAGTACACGACCATCCAGCTGCACATCATCGCCACCGGTCAAGAGCAGCTGTACGACATCAACAGCGAGTTGCGGGCCACCGGTTTCGTGCACATGGTGCTGTGA
- a CDS encoding D-alanyl-D-alanine carboxypeptidase family protein, with amino-acid sequence MNITTFAKRLCLLVPLLLSPAAFAVEMMPSPPQLAAKSYVLMDASSGNVLVENNGDQRLPPASLTKLMTAYIATLEIRRGQIGENDPVTVSENAWRTGGSRMFIKVGSQVTVSDLLHGIIIQSGNDASVALSEHIAGSEDAFADMMNKTVADLGMTNSHFMNPTGLPNPEHYSSAHDMAVLARAIIHEDPAHYAIYSQKEFFWNGIKQPNRNLLLWRDKTVDGLKTGHTDEAGYCMVSSAVRDGMRLIAVVFGTNSEVARASETQKLLTYGFRFFETQTFYQKGAELAQAPVWKGTTNQVKAGLAQDLTLTLPKGQLKKLAASMTMNPQLMAPIAKGDVIGKVEVKLDEKVVHSADLIALDAVDEGGIFRRMWDSIRLFFYGLFN; translated from the coding sequence ATGAACATCACCACCTTTGCCAAACGCCTGTGCCTGCTAGTCCCGCTGCTCCTCTCGCCTGCCGCGTTCGCGGTCGAGATGATGCCGTCGCCACCACAATTGGCCGCCAAATCCTATGTGCTCATGGATGCCAGCAGCGGCAATGTGCTGGTGGAGAACAACGGTGACCAGCGTCTGCCACCGGCCAGCCTGACCAAGCTGATGACCGCGTACATCGCGACCCTGGAAATCCGTCGTGGCCAGATCGGTGAAAACGATCCGGTGACCGTCAGCGAAAACGCCTGGCGTACCGGCGGTTCGCGGATGTTCATCAAGGTCGGCTCGCAAGTCACCGTCAGCGACCTGCTGCACGGCATCATCATCCAGTCGGGCAACGACGCCAGTGTTGCGCTGTCCGAACACATCGCCGGCAGCGAAGACGCGTTCGCCGACATGATGAACAAGACAGTGGCCGACCTGGGGATGACCAACAGCCACTTCATGAACCCGACCGGTCTGCCGAACCCTGAGCACTATTCGTCGGCTCACGACATGGCCGTGCTGGCTCGCGCGATCATCCACGAAGACCCGGCTCACTACGCGATCTACTCGCAGAAAGAGTTCTTCTGGAACGGCATCAAGCAACCTAACCGCAACCTGCTGCTGTGGCGCGACAAGACCGTCGACGGTCTGAAAACCGGCCACACCGACGAAGCCGGCTACTGCATGGTGTCTTCGGCCGTGCGTGATGGCATGCGCCTGATCGCCGTGGTGTTCGGCACCAACAGCGAAGTGGCACGTGCCTCCGAGACCCAGAAGCTGCTGACCTACGGTTTCCGCTTCTTCGAAACCCAGACCTTCTACCAGAAAGGCGCCGAGCTGGCTCAGGCACCTGTCTGGAAAGGCACCACCAATCAAGTCAAGGCTGGCCTGGCCCAGGACCTGACCCTGACCCTGCCGAAGGGCCAGCTGAAAAAGCTTGCCGCCAGCATGACCATGAACCCGCAACTGATGGCGCCAATCGCCAAGGGCGACGTGATCGGTAAAGTCGAAGTGAAGCTGGACGAGAAGGTGGTGCACAGCGCCGACCTGATCGCCCTCGACGCGGTCGACGAGGGTGGTATCTTCCGCCGCATGTGGGATAGCATCCGTCTATTCTTCTACGGCTTGTTCAACTGA
- a CDS encoding septal ring lytic transglycosylase RlpA family protein has translation MRALPMNKPLKLMAFAALTVLVASCSTSRSPTPTKSSPAVVRATPGLDINRAHKDGAPWWDVDVARIPDATPTLHTGPYKANPYTVLGKTYFPQQESKSYVASGTASWYGTKFHGQNTANGEVYDLYGMSAAHKTLPLPSYVRVTNLDNNKTVVLRVNDRGPFYSDRIIDLSYAAAKKLGYAESGTARVKVEGIDPQQWWAAKGRPAPLMLNEPKTTQNNAPVITASAGTVEQWTPPPQQHAAAVVPVPIDAKKNASAQASGQYLQVGAFANPDAAELLRSKLSGMVSAPVFISSIVRNQQTLHRVRLGPIGSPGEIQQVQNSVRLANLGSPSLVTAE, from the coding sequence ATGCGGGCATTGCCTATGAATAAACCCCTGAAGCTGATGGCATTCGCCGCGTTGACGGTGCTGGTCGCCAGTTGTTCGACCAGCCGCTCGCCGACGCCAACAAAGTCTTCTCCCGCCGTCGTGCGTGCAACGCCAGGCCTGGACATCAACCGCGCGCACAAAGACGGTGCGCCTTGGTGGGACGTCGACGTAGCGCGCATCCCTGATGCGACACCGACCCTGCACACGGGTCCTTATAAAGCCAACCCGTATACCGTGCTGGGCAAGACTTATTTCCCGCAGCAAGAATCCAAGTCCTACGTCGCGTCGGGCACGGCGTCCTGGTACGGCACCAAATTCCACGGCCAGAACACCGCCAATGGCGAGGTCTATGACCTGTACGGCATGAGTGCCGCGCACAAGACGTTGCCGCTGCCCAGTTACGTTCGGGTGACCAACCTGGACAACAACAAGACCGTCGTATTGCGGGTCAACGACCGCGGGCCGTTCTACTCTGACCGGATCATCGACTTGTCCTATGCCGCCGCCAAGAAGCTCGGTTATGCCGAATCCGGTACGGCGCGGGTCAAGGTCGAAGGCATCGACCCGCAGCAATGGTGGGCCGCCAAAGGGCGTCCGGCACCGTTGATGCTTAACGAGCCGAAAACCACGCAAAATAACGCCCCGGTGATCACGGCTTCGGCCGGCACCGTTGAACAATGGACGCCACCGCCGCAGCAACACGCCGCGGCGGTCGTTCCTGTGCCGATCGATGCAAAAAAAAACGCTTCTGCACAAGCCTCTGGCCAGTATCTGCAGGTGGGCGCGTTCGCCAACCCGGACGCTGCAGAACTCCTGAGATCGAAGCTCAGCGGGATGGTGAGCGCTCCGGTGTTTATCAGCTCGATCGTGCGCAATCAACAGACACTGCATCGGGTTCGCCTGGGGCCGATCGGCTCGCCGGGTGAAATCCAGCAAGTGCAGAACAGCGTGCGCTTGGCCAATCTCGGTTCGCCGAGCCTGGTCACCGCCGAGTAA
- the mltB gene encoding lytic murein transglycosylase B, with amino-acid sequence MQVMRGWATRYAPWVGLVSILGTAQDAFAGDYEGSPQVAEFVGEMTRDYGFAGEQLMGVFREAERKQSILDAISKPAERVKQWSEYRPMFITDARIARGVDFWRQHEAVLARAEQEYGVPAQVIVSIIGVETFFGRNTGNFRVVDALSTLGFDYPPRAEFFRKELREFLLLAREEQVDPLTLKGSYAGAMGLPQFMPSSFRAYAVDFDGDGHINIWNNPDDAIGSVASYFKRHGWVAGEPVVSRADVRGDQVDSGLTTGIEPTKTVGELRALGWSSHDALRDDMPVTAFRLEGDKGPEYWMGLTNFYAITRYNRSVMYAMAVHQLSEQLVQARGVK; translated from the coding sequence ATGCAAGTAATGCGTGGCTGGGCGACTCGATACGCGCCATGGGTCGGCCTGGTAAGCATCCTTGGCACAGCGCAGGACGCGTTTGCCGGCGATTACGAAGGCTCACCCCAGGTGGCCGAATTCGTCGGTGAAATGACCCGCGACTACGGTTTTGCCGGTGAGCAGCTGATGGGCGTGTTCCGCGAAGCCGAGCGCAAGCAGTCGATCCTGGACGCGATCTCGAAGCCCGCCGAGCGGGTCAAGCAGTGGAGCGAATACCGCCCGATGTTCATCACCGATGCGCGCATCGCCCGTGGTGTGGACTTCTGGCGTCAGCACGAGGCGGTACTGGCTCGTGCGGAACAGGAATACGGCGTGCCGGCGCAGGTTATTGTGTCGATCATTGGTGTCGAGACCTTTTTCGGACGTAATACCGGGAATTTCCGGGTCGTCGACGCCTTGTCGACCCTGGGTTTCGACTATCCTCCCCGTGCCGAATTTTTCCGCAAGGAATTGCGTGAGTTCCTGCTACTGGCCCGTGAAGAGCAGGTCGATCCGTTGACCCTCAAGGGCTCCTACGCCGGGGCGATGGGCTTGCCGCAGTTCATGCCGAGCAGCTTTCGCGCGTATGCGGTGGACTTCGACGGTGATGGCCACATCAATATCTGGAACAACCCGGACGATGCCATCGGCAGCGTCGCCAGCTACTTCAAGCGCCACGGCTGGGTGGCCGGCGAGCCCGTGGTCAGCCGCGCCGATGTGCGCGGCGATCAGGTGGACAGCGGCTTGACCACCGGTATCGAACCGACTAAAACCGTCGGGGAGTTGCGAGCGCTAGGGTGGTCAAGTCATGATGCGCTGCGCGATGATATGCCGGTCACGGCATTCCGCCTGGAAGGTGACAAGGGTCCTGAATACTGGATGGGTCTGACGAATTTTTACGCGATCACGCGTTATAACCGCAGCGTGATGTACGCCATGGCCGTACATCAACTGTCTGAACAGCTGGTCCAAGCACGGGGCGTCAAGTAA
- the rodA gene encoding rod shape-determining protein RodA yields MRRRATLLQRMHIDGPLLILLLTLAAGSLFVLYSASGKSWDLLAKQATSFGIGLVSMVVIAQFEPRFMARWVPVGYVLGVLLLVVVDIMGHNAMGATRWINIPGVIRFQPSEFMKILMPATIAWYLSKRTLPPQLKHVGVSLFLIGLPFILIVRQPDLGTSLLILAGGAFVLFMGGLRWRWILSVLAAAVPVAVAMWYFVMHDYQKQRVLTFLDPESDPLGTGWNIIQSKAAIGSGGVFGKGWLLGTQSHLDFLPESHTDFIIAVMGEEFGLVGICALLLIYLLLIGRGLVITAQAQTLFGKLLAGSLTMTFFVYVFVNIGMVSGLLPVVGVPLPFISYGGTSLVTLLSAFGVLMSIHTHRKWIAQV; encoded by the coding sequence ATGCGGCGTCGTGCGACGCTGTTGCAACGCATGCACATCGACGGCCCGCTGTTGATCCTGTTGCTGACCCTCGCCGCCGGCAGCCTGTTCGTGCTGTATTCGGCCAGCGGCAAGAGCTGGGACCTGCTGGCCAAGCAAGCCACTTCGTTCGGTATCGGCCTGGTGTCGATGGTCGTCATTGCCCAGTTCGAGCCGAGGTTCATGGCCCGTTGGGTGCCGGTCGGTTATGTGCTCGGCGTGCTGTTGCTGGTGGTGGTGGACATCATGGGCCACAACGCCATGGGCGCCACGCGCTGGATCAATATTCCCGGGGTGATCCGCTTCCAGCCCTCGGAATTCATGAAGATCCTGATGCCGGCGACCATCGCCTGGTACCTGTCCAAACGCACCTTGCCGCCCCAGCTCAAGCACGTGGGCGTCAGTTTGTTTCTGATCGGCTTGCCATTCATCCTGATCGTGCGTCAACCCGACCTTGGCACCTCATTGCTGATCCTGGCGGGTGGTGCGTTCGTGTTGTTCATGGGCGGCCTGCGCTGGCGCTGGATCCTCAGCGTGCTCGCCGCCGCCGTGCCGGTGGCTGTCGCCATGTGGTACTTCGTCATGCACGATTACCAGAAGCAGCGAGTCCTGACGTTCCTCGACCCGGAGAGCGATCCGCTGGGCACCGGCTGGAACATCATCCAGTCCAAGGCCGCCATCGGTTCCGGCGGCGTGTTCGGCAAGGGCTGGCTGCTGGGCACCCAGTCGCACCTGGACTTCCTGCCGGAAAGCCACACCGACTTCATTATTGCGGTCATGGGTGAAGAATTCGGCCTGGTGGGCATCTGCGCACTGCTGCTGATTTACCTGCTGTTGATCGGTCGCGGGCTGGTTATTACCGCCCAGGCCCAGACATTGTTCGGCAAATTGCTCGCGGGCAGCCTGACCATGACGTTTTTTGTTTACGTTTTCGTCAACATCGGTATGGTCAGTGGCCTGTTGCCGGTCGTGGGGGTGCCGTTGCCGTTCATTAGCTACGGAGGAACTTCGCTGGTGACGCTGCTGTCAGCGTTTGGGGTTTTGATGTCGATCCATACCCATCGTAAGTGGATCGCACAAGTTTGA
- the mrdA gene encoding penicillin-binding protein 2 has protein sequence MPQPIRLKDHEKDARLVRGRVVFGAIAVVVLICVLIARLYFLQVIQYEYHSTLSENNRVHVQPIPPTRGLIFDRNGVVVADNRPSFSLSMTRERSGDWQQVLDVIVEVLELTPEDRVIFEKRMRQGRRPFEPVPILFELTEEQIARIAVNQFRLPGVEVVAQLVRHYPQGAHFAHSVGYMGRINEKELKSLDPVNYSGTHHIGKTGIERFYEPELHGQVGYEEVETNARGRVLRVLKRTDPIPGKDIVLSLDIQLQEAAEAALGGRRGAVVALDPKTGEVLAMVSAPSFDPNLFVTGISFKAYAELRDSIDRPLFNRVLRGLYPPGSTIKPAVAIAGLDAGVVTASSRVYDPGYYQLPNYDHKYRNWNRSGDGYVDLDTAIMRSNDTYFYDLAHKLGIDRLSAYMGKFGIGQKVSLDMFEESPGLMPTREWKRATRRQAWFPGETLILGIGQGYMQSTPLQLAQATALVANKGIWNRPHLAKTVEGERPKDENPMPDIILRDPSDWTKVNHGMQQVMHGARGTARKAALGAQYRIAGKSGTAQVVAIKQGEKYDRSKVQERHRDHALFVGFAPADNPKIVVSVMVENGESGSGVAAPVVRQIMDAWLLDQNGRLKAEYASPISAEATAREQ, from the coding sequence ATGCCCCAGCCGATTCGCCTCAAGGACCACGAAAAAGACGCCCGTCTGGTGCGTGGCCGCGTCGTGTTCGGGGCAATTGCGGTGGTGGTGCTGATCTGTGTGCTGATCGCGCGGTTGTATTTCCTCCAGGTGATTCAGTACGAGTACCACTCGACCCTGTCGGAAAACAACCGCGTCCATGTGCAGCCGATTCCGCCGACTCGCGGGCTGATCTTCGACCGTAATGGCGTGGTGGTGGCCGATAACCGGCCGAGCTTCAGCCTGAGCATGACCCGCGAGCGCTCCGGTGACTGGCAGCAAGTGCTCGACGTGATCGTCGAGGTGCTGGAACTGACGCCCGAGGACCGGGTGATCTTCGAGAAACGCATGCGACAGGGGCGCCGGCCGTTCGAGCCGGTGCCGATCCTGTTCGAGTTGACTGAAGAACAGATCGCCCGCATTGCGGTCAATCAGTTCCGTCTGCCCGGTGTGGAAGTGGTCGCGCAGTTGGTTCGGCACTATCCGCAGGGCGCGCACTTTGCGCATTCGGTGGGTTACATGGGACGGATCAACGAGAAAGAGTTGAAATCCCTCGACCCGGTCAACTACAGCGGCACTCACCACATCGGCAAGACGGGCATCGAACGTTTCTACGAGCCTGAATTGCACGGCCAGGTGGGTTACGAGGAGGTCGAGACCAACGCCCGGGGCCGCGTATTGCGCGTGCTCAAGCGCACCGATCCGATTCCCGGCAAGGACATCGTGCTGAGCCTGGACATCCAATTGCAGGAAGCGGCCGAGGCCGCACTGGGCGGTCGCCGCGGCGCGGTAGTGGCGCTGGACCCGAAAACCGGCGAAGTCCTGGCGATGGTCAGTGCGCCGAGTTTCGATCCGAACCTGTTCGTCACCGGCATCAGCTTCAAGGCCTATGCCGAGCTGCGTGATTCGATCGACCGGCCGTTGTTCAACCGGGTCCTGCGGGGCCTGTACCCGCCGGGTTCGACCATCAAGCCAGCGGTGGCGATTGCCGGCCTGGATGCCGGTGTCGTGACCGCGTCGAGTCGGGTGTACGACCCCGGCTATTACCAGTTGCCCAACTACGATCACAAATACCGTAACTGGAACCGTAGTGGCGATGGCTACGTCGACCTGGACACGGCGATCATGCGTTCCAACGACACCTACTTCTACGACCTGGCCCACAAACTGGGGATCGATCGGTTGTCGGCATATATGGGCAAGTTCGGCATCGGCCAGAAGGTCTCGCTGGACATGTTCGAAGAGTCGCCGGGGCTGATGCCGACCCGGGAATGGAAGCGCGCGACCCGGCGCCAGGCCTGGTTCCCGGGCGAAACCCTGATTTTGGGGATCGGCCAGGGCTACATGCAGTCGACTCCGCTGCAACTCGCCCAGGCCACTGCGCTGGTGGCCAACAAAGGCATCTGGAACCGGCCGCATCTGGCCAAGACCGTCGAAGGCGAGCGGCCCAAGGACGAGAATCCGATGCCGGACATCATCCTGCGCGACCCGTCCGACTGGACCAAGGTCAACCACGGCATGCAGCAGGTGATGCACGGCGCCCGGGGTACGGCACGCAAAGCGGCGCTCGGTGCGCAATACCGCATCGCCGGCAAGAGTGGTACGGCCCAGGTGGTCGCGATCAAGCAGGGCGAGAAATACGACCGTTCCAAGGTCCAGGAACGCCACCGTGACCACGCCTTGTTCGTCGGCTTCGCGCCGGCCGACAACCCGAAGATCGTGGTGTCGGTGATGGTCGAGAATGGCGAGTCCGGTTCCGGCGTTGCGGCACCCGTGGTGCGTCAAATCATGGATGCCTGGCTCCTGGACCAGAACGGTCGGTTGAAAGCCGAATACGCCAGCCCAATCAGCGCGGAGGCTACGGCCCGTGAACAGTAA
- the rlmH gene encoding 23S rRNA (pseudouridine(1915)-N(3))-methyltransferase RlmH has protein sequence MRLRLIAVGSRMPKWVEEGWHEYAKRLPSELALELVEIPLNTRGKNADVARFIRQEGEAMLAKVGPNERIVTLEVHGKPWSTEQLAVELDRWRLDSRTVNFMVGGPEGLAPEVCARADQRWSLSPLTLPHPLVRILIGEQLYRAWTVLSGHPYHK, from the coding sequence GTGCGACTGCGACTGATCGCCGTCGGTTCACGCATGCCCAAGTGGGTGGAAGAAGGCTGGCATGAATATGCCAAGCGTCTTCCGTCCGAACTGGCGCTGGAACTGGTGGAAATACCGCTCAACACCCGCGGCAAGAACGCCGACGTGGCGCGCTTCATCCGTCAGGAAGGCGAAGCCATGCTGGCCAAGGTCGGGCCGAACGAGCGGATTGTCACCCTCGAAGTCCACGGCAAGCCCTGGAGCACCGAGCAGTTGGCGGTCGAGCTCGATCGCTGGCGGCTGGACTCGCGCACGGTGAATTTCATGGTCGGCGGCCCCGAAGGGCTGGCGCCGGAAGTCTGTGCCCGGGCCGATCAGCGCTGGTCGCTCTCGCCGTTGACCTTGCCGCACCCGCTGGTACGCATTCTGATCGGCGAGCAGCTGTATCGTGCCTGGACAGTGCTGTCCGGCCACCCTTACCACAAGTAG
- the rsfS gene encoding ribosome silencing factor — protein sequence MTDKDQTKVKRKGTFKSAPLPVEAPTGPELRGEELVKVAVAALEDVKGQDIQVIDVREKQSITDFMIIATGTSNRQIGAMLDKVREAVKAQGVKPLGEEGKGDSDWVLLDMDDVIVHMMTASARQFYDLERLWSGAEQSRALNAAHHSPENTHEHFVKLNKDQQ from the coding sequence ATGACTGACAAAGACCAAACCAAAGTAAAGCGCAAAGGCACGTTCAAGAGCGCCCCGCTGCCAGTAGAGGCTCCAACCGGGCCGGAGCTGCGTGGCGAAGAACTGGTCAAGGTTGCCGTAGCAGCCCTGGAAGACGTGAAGGGCCAGGACATCCAGGTCATCGACGTTCGTGAAAAGCAGAGCATCACCGACTTCATGATCATCGCTACCGGTACGTCCAACCGCCAGATCGGCGCGATGCTGGACAAAGTCCGCGAAGCCGTCAAAGCCCAGGGCGTCAAGCCGTTGGGTGAAGAAGGCAAGGGCGACAGCGATTGGGTGCTGCTGGACATGGACGATGTCATCGTCCACATGATGACCGCCTCGGCTCGTCAGTTTTACGACCTGGAGCGTCTGTGGTCTGGTGCAGAACAGAGCCGTGCGCTGAACGCGGCTCACCACAGCCCGGAAAACACCCATGAGCACTTCGTCAAGCTCAACAAAGACCAGCAATAA